One genomic segment of Dysosmobacter sp. Marseille-Q4140 includes these proteins:
- a CDS encoding polysaccharide biosynthesis C-terminal domain-containing protein — MNVPANALEQTIAYIRICAGGMVFITAYNGISGIFRGLGNSKSPLLFVLIACIVNVFLDLLLVGVFHMDAAGAALATVAAQACSVLFSALYIRRRPLPFVLTRESFRARGCVLRIAALGAPIALQDFLVNISFLMITSIVNRLGVAESAGIGISEKLFVFLSIIPMAFMSALSTFVAQNMGAGQPERARKSLLIARRISVVFGAGIFLLTFFGGGLLAAIFENDPAVIAATAAYLRGSSLEYLLTPAIFCTLGYFNGMERTPFVMIQGLASAFLVRVPLSYLLSLMPGADMLVISLAVPISAVVNLLACLIYDRHLRRSLSPC, encoded by the coding sequence ATGAACGTCCCTGCCAACGCCTTGGAGCAGACGATCGCCTATATCCGCATCTGCGCCGGGGGTATGGTGTTTATCACGGCCTACAATGGCATCAGCGGCATCTTCCGCGGACTGGGCAACTCCAAAAGCCCTCTGCTGTTCGTCCTGATCGCCTGCATCGTCAATGTGTTCCTGGACCTTCTTCTGGTGGGCGTTTTCCATATGGATGCCGCCGGTGCCGCGCTGGCCACAGTGGCCGCCCAGGCATGCAGCGTCCTGTTCTCCGCTCTCTATATCCGGCGCCGTCCGCTCCCCTTTGTCCTCACCCGGGAGAGCTTTCGTGCCCGCGGCTGCGTTCTGCGGATCGCCGCCCTGGGCGCGCCGATCGCCCTGCAGGATTTTCTGGTAAACATCTCCTTTTTGATGATCACCAGCATCGTCAACCGCCTGGGCGTGGCAGAGTCTGCCGGCATCGGCATTTCAGAGAAGCTTTTCGTATTCCTCTCCATCATCCCCATGGCGTTCATGTCTGCCCTTTCCACTTTTGTGGCCCAAAACATGGGGGCCGGGCAGCCTGAGCGTGCCAGAAAATCCCTGCTGATTGCCCGCCGCATCTCTGTGGTATTTGGTGCTGGCATCTTTCTGCTCACCTTCTTCGGCGGAGGCCTGCTGGCTGCAATCTTTGAAAACGACCCAGCCGTCATTGCCGCCACCGCTGCCTATCTCAGAGGCAGCTCCCTGGAATATCTGCTCACTCCCGCCATCTTCTGTACGCTGGGGTACTTCAATGGTATGGAACGCACACCGTTCGTTATGATCCAGGGCCTGGCCTCCGCTTTTCTGGTGCGGGTTCCCCTATCCTATCTTCTCAGCCTGATGCCCGGTGCAGATATGCTGGTCATCAGTCTGGCAGTCCCAATCTCCGCCGTGGTGAATCTGCTGGCCTGCCTGATCTACGACCGGCATCTGCGCCGCAGCCTCTCCCCTTGCTGA
- a CDS encoding TetR/AcrR family transcriptional regulator C-terminal domain-containing protein has translation MANSASERTKRNLAAALKEKMAKKPLEQITIQELTEACGMQRRAFYYHFEDIYALVRWMFQEEALSLLQQQEGALLWQEGLLQLFHYLQENKAVCLCALRSSGHDALKRFFGADLEGIFSKELKKMAQRLELDLDPDGIPLFVSALGGIIEAWLLDLFPDTPEKMVSRINSFLQSHIYGLQVLQHHPEWICTAGNGFIGDADLPAQQGDDGDIKE, from the coding sequence ATGGCAAACAGCGCCTCGGAGCGTACAAAACGAAATCTGGCCGCCGCACTCAAGGAGAAGATGGCAAAAAAGCCCCTGGAGCAGATCACCATTCAGGAGCTCACAGAGGCGTGCGGCATGCAGCGCCGCGCCTTTTATTATCATTTTGAGGATATCTATGCCCTGGTGCGATGGATGTTTCAGGAGGAGGCCCTCTCTCTTCTGCAGCAGCAGGAGGGCGCGCTCCTCTGGCAGGAGGGGCTGCTGCAGCTGTTCCACTATCTGCAGGAAAACAAGGCCGTGTGCCTGTGCGCCCTGCGCTCCTCAGGCCACGACGCGCTCAAGCGCTTTTTCGGGGCCGACCTGGAGGGGATTTTCAGCAAGGAACTGAAAAAAATGGCCCAGCGGCTGGAGCTCGACCTGGATCCGGATGGCATCCCGCTCTTTGTGAGCGCGCTGGGCGGCATTATAGAGGCTTGGCTGCTGGACCTCTTTCCTGATACGCCGGAGAAAATGGTCAGCAGGATCAACAGCTTTCTGCAAAGCCACATCTATGGCCTGCAGGTCCTGCAGCACCACCCCGAGTGGATCTGCACCGCCGGAAACGGCTTTATCGGAGATGCGGATTTGCCGGCGCAGCAAGGCGATGATGGAGATATAAAAGAGTAA